One genomic segment of Kordiimonas sp. SCSIO 12603 includes these proteins:
- a CDS encoding TerB family tellurite resistance protein — MSIVSFSHIVKFFTGDQMPSAEESQKLFEEALLLTLSRATSADSNINPVEVDTVQKIFAEFAGKDVEESEVRIAAISDLYDEATLEGYLSNVSRKINDGQRLQIAKSLAKLIKADDNVSPFEVAFYNSVVDALRVTPAQLMGLVEDPIKV; from the coding sequence ATGAGCATTGTAAGCTTTAGCCACATTGTTAAATTTTTCACTGGTGATCAGATGCCGTCTGCGGAAGAAAGCCAAAAGCTATTCGAAGAAGCACTTCTTCTTACTCTATCCCGCGCGACAAGCGCTGATTCTAATATCAATCCTGTTGAAGTGGATACAGTGCAGAAGATTTTCGCTGAATTTGCTGGCAAGGATGTGGAAGAAAGTGAAGTGCGCATTGCTGCAATCTCTGACCTTTATGATGAAGCAACCCTTGAAGGTTATCTTTCCAACGTAAGCCGTAAGATTAATGATGGTCAGCGCCTACAGATTGCTAAGTCTCTCGCAAAACTGATTAAAGCAGATGATAATGTAAGCCCGTTTGAAGTGGCTTTCTATAACAGCGTTGTTGATGCGCTGCGCGTAACACCTGCTCAGCTTATGGGCCTTGTGGAAGACCCAATCAAAGTTTAA
- a CDS encoding VOC family protein — MPAFFHYACHVRSLEDAVKFYCDLLGCTKGRSTETWVDIDFFGHQLSLHIGEPLATQPTGIVEGINVPMPHFGAILPSSEWHTLARKLDEACVDFILKPTTRFEGEAGEQNTMFFTDPSGNAIEIKGFTDMSGIFTA; from the coding sequence ATGCCTGCATTTTTCCATTACGCCTGCCATGTGAGATCCCTTGAAGATGCGGTTAAATTCTACTGTGATCTTCTTGGGTGCACAAAAGGCCGATCTACAGAAACATGGGTTGATATAGACTTCTTTGGCCACCAATTATCGCTGCACATAGGAGAACCATTAGCTACACAGCCAACAGGTATCGTAGAAGGTATCAACGTTCCTATGCCTCATTTCGGTGCCATCCTTCCTTCTTCAGAGTGGCACACATTAGCTCGTAAACTTGATGAAGCTTGTGTTGATTTTATCCTTAAGCCAACAACTCGTTTCGAAGGGGAAGCAGGCGAACAAAACACTATGTTTTTCACTGATCCATCCGGAAACGCAATTGAGATAAAGGGCTTTACTGACATGAGTGGTATTTTTACTGCCTGA
- a CDS encoding enoyl-CoA hydratase/isomerase family protein has protein sequence MADLGEYKNILCEQADGWLTIWFNKPDNRNALSTEMIKDISDVLNTVKEDRDVRGITMRGKGGIFCAGGDLKSFKASMTGGASKEDIMATSRTAADFFHLINTVPQVVIMVIEGAAMAGGLGMACTADVVIAAPDARFSLTEAMLGITPAQISPYVMQKFGYAVARRLMLTAAQFDGAEGEKLGLVDFLASGEENLSRTEWQIKRQVLKCAPGAVAATKRLALSAHKLPREEMVEFAASDFADCLLGDEGREGISSFIEKRKPEWFVDLDRK, from the coding sequence ATGGCTGATCTTGGTGAGTATAAAAACATTCTCTGTGAGCAGGCTGATGGTTGGTTAACCATTTGGTTCAACAAGCCTGATAACAGAAACGCTCTTTCAACTGAGATGATCAAAGATATCTCAGATGTATTGAATACCGTTAAAGAAGACCGCGATGTGAGGGGCATTACTATGCGCGGCAAAGGCGGTATTTTCTGTGCTGGCGGGGATTTGAAATCTTTCAAAGCCAGTATGACAGGCGGTGCTTCAAAAGAAGATATTATGGCAACAAGCCGCACTGCTGCTGATTTCTTCCACCTTATAAACACCGTGCCGCAAGTGGTGATCATGGTGATCGAGGGAGCTGCAATGGCAGGTGGCCTCGGTATGGCTTGTACAGCTGATGTTGTGATTGCTGCACCAGATGCACGTTTTTCGCTTACAGAAGCGATGCTCGGCATAACGCCAGCGCAAATCTCACCGTATGTGATGCAGAAGTTTGGGTATGCGGTGGCTCGCCGCCTCATGCTGACGGCAGCGCAGTTTGATGGTGCTGAAGGTGAAAAACTTGGCCTTGTGGATTTCCTTGCAAGCGGTGAGGAAAACCTTAGCCGTACTGAATGGCAGATCAAGCGACAGGTGCTGAAATGCGCGCCGGGTGCTGTGGCGGCTACAAAACGTCTCGCCCTTTCAGCGCATAAGCTCCCTCGGGAAGAGATGGTGGAATTTGCAGCAAGTGATTTTGCCGATTGTCTTCTTGGTGATGAAGGCCGCGAGGGCATCAGTTCTTTCATTGAAAAACGCAAGCCCGAGTGGTTCGTAGATTTGGATAGAAAATAA
- a CDS encoding TIGR03084 family metal-binding protein encodes MTSLTADLRTEGAELYNLMKKQPESFWQVKTQFKDWTVWDVIAHLHFSDYMAMTTAKSEAAFAELAGKVMVYFQNGKGLQGYARDWLGDISGPDLLEKWRVDFLEMCDLFDGTEPDARLKWFGPDMGVRMFATARQMETWAHGQEIYDMLALDRTDTDRIKNIVVIGVKTFGFCFKTHGKPVPEEVPFVSLTAPSGAEWAFGEPNSAGSIMGSAAEFAQVVTQTRNIADTGLKVEGDVANAWMAIAQCFAGGAEQPPKPGTRFKHATPVV; translated from the coding sequence ATGACATCACTCACCGCTGATCTTCGCACTGAAGGTGCAGAACTTTATAACCTGATGAAAAAGCAGCCAGAAAGTTTCTGGCAGGTGAAAACCCAGTTTAAGGACTGGACCGTTTGGGATGTGATTGCCCACCTGCATTTTTCTGACTATATGGCGATGACGACTGCGAAAAGCGAAGCAGCGTTCGCCGAGCTTGCAGGGAAAGTGATGGTCTATTTCCAGAATGGTAAAGGCTTGCAGGGATATGCCCGTGATTGGCTTGGAGACATCTCTGGTCCTGACCTTTTGGAGAAATGGCGCGTCGACTTTCTTGAAATGTGTGATTTGTTTGACGGCACAGAACCTGACGCACGTCTTAAGTGGTTTGGCCCAGATATGGGTGTACGCATGTTCGCGACAGCGAGGCAGATGGAAACCTGGGCTCACGGTCAGGAAATTTACGATATGCTGGCGCTTGACCGGACCGATACGGACCGTATCAAAAATATCGTTGTGATTGGCGTGAAAACCTTCGGGTTCTGCTTCAAAACCCACGGGAAGCCCGTGCCTGAAGAAGTGCCGTTTGTGAGCCTTACTGCGCCGTCTGGCGCGGAATGGGCTTTTGGTGAGCCAAATAGCGCGGGCTCTATAATGGGGAGTGCTGCTGAATTTGCGCAGGTGGTTACCCAAACCAGAAATATTGCAGATACAGGTTTGAAAGTAGAAGGCGATGTAGCAAACGCCTGGATGGCGATTGCCCAGTGTTTCGCGGGTGGTGCTGAACAACCGCCAAAACCGGGCACGCGCTTCAAGCATGCCACACCAGTTGTGTAA
- a CDS encoding acetyl-CoA carboxylase biotin carboxylase subunit encodes MSAKNITRILIANRGEIACRVMETAYAQGIETVAVYSDADAGAKHTLMADHKVHIGAAPVGESYLCADKIIKAAKKTGADAIHPGYGFLSENAAFAKACAENGIIFIGPSAEAIDVMGNKAAAKRLMLEADVPCIPGYQDADQSDDALVSAAKEIGYPLMVKAAAGGGGRGMRLVTEEAGLADAIKLARSEAENAFGSGELILEKAIVEPRHVEIQVFADKAGNTIHLGERDCSVQRRHQKVLEEAPCPVTTPELRERMGAAAVAAAKSIGYEGAGTVEFLLDSSGEFYFLEMNTRLQVEHPVTELVTGLDLVAMQIAVAQGEDLQVSQEDIILEGHAIEARLYAEDPANDFLPACGPVHHWYEAEGEGVRVDSGILSGQEISPHYDPMVAKVIAYGETRDVARKRLVKALGDTALFGSKTNKAFLIDCLERESFASGKATTAFIAEEYGDVGVEETTPSFVDAASVAVISFELATEKSLNASAGVSSHLRNWFSASVLPVPVTYEFGETAYALSVKPISDDSYVVTAGEESCEVTLGSLEENEAILVVDGSTRTVRFHEEQEGVLHASCGAMSAIFKDRIRISASDDEAGGSGTVTAPMHGALLEVLVTAGDPVKTGDTLAVLEAMKMQHQILAEVDGTVKEVAAEAGAQVAAGDLLVEIEAEGE; translated from the coding sequence ATGAGCGCGAAAAATATTACACGCATCCTTATTGCAAACCGAGGTGAAATCGCCTGCCGCGTTATGGAAACTGCTTATGCGCAGGGCATTGAAACTGTAGCTGTTTATTCCGATGCCGATGCTGGCGCGAAACATACACTGATGGCTGACCATAAAGTGCATATTGGAGCGGCCCCCGTTGGTGAAAGCTATCTCTGTGCTGATAAGATTATCAAAGCGGCGAAAAAGACAGGTGCCGATGCGATCCACCCGGGGTATGGGTTCCTTAGTGAGAACGCAGCTTTTGCGAAAGCTTGCGCGGAAAATGGCATTATCTTTATAGGCCCTTCTGCTGAAGCTATTGATGTGATGGGCAACAAGGCTGCCGCCAAGCGTCTGATGCTTGAAGCAGATGTACCTTGCATACCCGGCTATCAGGACGCAGATCAAAGCGATGATGCGCTGGTTAGCGCAGCGAAAGAAATCGGCTATCCGCTAATGGTAAAAGCTGCCGCGGGCGGTGGTGGTCGTGGTATGCGTCTGGTTACTGAGGAAGCAGGCCTTGCAGATGCAATCAAGCTTGCGCGCTCAGAAGCAGAGAATGCTTTTGGTTCAGGTGAGTTGATCCTAGAGAAAGCAATCGTTGAACCGCGTCACGTAGAAATTCAGGTGTTTGCCGATAAAGCTGGGAATACCATTCACCTCGGTGAGCGAGACTGTTCTGTTCAGCGCCGTCACCAGAAAGTGCTTGAAGAAGCGCCTTGCCCGGTGACGACACCGGAACTGCGTGAACGTATGGGTGCAGCCGCTGTAGCAGCTGCAAAATCAATTGGCTATGAAGGTGCGGGCACCGTTGAATTCCTTCTGGATAGCTCTGGCGAGTTCTACTTTCTGGAAATGAATACAAGGCTGCAAGTAGAACACCCTGTAACTGAATTGGTGACAGGGCTTGATCTTGTAGCTATGCAGATCGCTGTTGCGCAAGGTGAAGACCTTCAGGTTTCCCAGGAAGATATCATTCTTGAAGGGCACGCGATTGAAGCACGGCTTTATGCTGAAGATCCGGCGAATGATTTTCTGCCCGCCTGCGGACCAGTACATCACTGGTATGAAGCAGAAGGTGAAGGTGTAAGGGTTGATAGCGGTATCCTTTCTGGTCAGGAAATTTCCCCACATTATGATCCAATGGTTGCGAAGGTTATTGCTTATGGTGAAACCCGGGATGTTGCACGTAAGCGGCTTGTAAAAGCACTTGGAGATACGGCTCTCTTTGGCAGTAAAACCAATAAAGCCTTCCTGATTGATTGCCTTGAGCGTGAAAGCTTTGCTTCTGGTAAAGCCACCACAGCTTTCATTGCAGAAGAATATGGTGATGTGGGTGTGGAAGAAACCACGCCAAGTTTTGTGGATGCGGCAAGTGTTGCGGTTATCAGTTTTGAGCTGGCGACTGAAAAATCTTTGAATGCTTCTGCGGGCGTATCGTCACACCTGCGGAATTGGTTCAGTGCTTCGGTACTGCCTGTTCCTGTTACCTATGAATTTGGTGAAACTGCGTACGCGCTTTCTGTAAAGCCTATTTCGGATGATAGCTATGTAGTGACAGCAGGCGAAGAGAGCTGTGAAGTTACACTTGGATCGCTAGAAGAAAATGAAGCTATTCTCGTTGTTGATGGTAGCACGCGAACTGTTCGATTCCATGAAGAGCAGGAAGGTGTGCTCCATGCTTCTTGTGGTGCAATGTCTGCCATCTTCAAAGACCGTATACGTATTTCTGCAAGTGATGATGAAGCGGGTGGTAGTGGCACGGTCACTGCGCCTATGCACGGTGCACTTCTTGAAGTGCTTGTGACGGCTGGAGACCCGGTGAAAACGGGCGATACACTCGCGGTTCTTGAAGCTATGAAAATGCAGCATCAAATCCTCGCGGAAGTGGACGGCACCGTGAAAGAAGTAGCTGCAGAAGCTGGTGCGCAAGTAGCGGCGGGTGATCTGCTTGTAGAAATTGAAGCAGAGGGAGAATAG
- a CDS encoding acyl-CoA dehydrogenase family protein has protein sequence MKKTPFDTEERCAYRDSMAKFVQKEIEPFVDQWDEDGDFPWELHQKAGELGMFAAGIDEKYGGLGLDYDDAFMRAWSAIEMGKSSAGGVMASLGSRNIMTGPIQKLASDDIKDKCLADIVSGRKGGALGITEPGGGSDVANLQTKAVKDGNHYVINGSKTFITGGMKADYFVIGARTGDAGLAGISLFFVEADAEGFSRQSVGGKMGWWASDTATLFLDNVRVPAENMLGQENMGFLSIMNNFNYERLMMVGQMIGMAERCLDESIKYAQDRETFGKPMIKHQVIRHKIADMSAKIDSMAAWLNQICWMINEGDMPVEQITKAKFSASKMLEYCASEAMQIFGGAGYLRGNPVERIYRDVKVMAIGGGSEEIMRDLAVRQMGL, from the coding sequence ATGAAGAAAACACCGTTTGATACAGAAGAGCGCTGCGCCTACCGCGACAGCATGGCCAAGTTTGTGCAGAAGGAAATTGAGCCTTTCGTTGATCAGTGGGATGAAGATGGTGACTTCCCATGGGAACTGCACCAGAAAGCTGGTGAACTTGGTATGTTCGCGGCTGGCATTGATGAGAAATACGGCGGACTTGGCCTTGATTATGATGATGCATTTATGCGCGCGTGGTCTGCGATTGAAATGGGGAAATCTTCAGCGGGCGGTGTGATGGCCAGCCTTGGTTCCCGCAATATTATGACAGGCCCAATCCAGAAGTTAGCATCAGACGATATCAAAGATAAATGCCTGGCGGATATTGTCTCTGGCCGTAAGGGCGGTGCGCTTGGTATCACGGAACCGGGCGGAGGTTCTGATGTAGCTAACCTTCAAACCAAAGCTGTGAAAGACGGCAATCACTATGTAATCAATGGTTCAAAGACCTTTATCACAGGCGGCATGAAAGCTGATTATTTTGTGATTGGTGCACGTACAGGTGATGCGGGACTTGCTGGTATCTCGCTTTTCTTCGTTGAAGCAGATGCAGAAGGTTTCTCCCGCCAGTCAGTAGGCGGTAAGATGGGGTGGTGGGCATCGGATACTGCCACTCTATTCTTAGATAATGTTCGTGTACCTGCGGAGAATATGTTGGGGCAGGAAAACATGGGTTTCCTCTCCATCATGAATAATTTCAATTATGAGCGCCTGATGATGGTAGGCCAGATGATTGGTATGGCTGAACGCTGTCTTGATGAAAGTATCAAATATGCGCAGGACCGTGAGACATTCGGTAAGCCAATGATTAAACATCAGGTTATCCGCCACAAGATCGCGGATATGTCTGCGAAGATTGATAGCATGGCCGCATGGCTTAACCAGATTTGCTGGATGATTAACGAAGGCGATATGCCTGTTGAACAGATTACCAAGGCTAAATTCTCGGCCTCCAAAATGCTGGAATATTGCGCAAGCGAAGCCATGCAGATTTTCGGCGGTGCCGGGTATCTGCGCGGTAATCCGGTTGAACGCATTTACCGTGATGTGAAGGTAATGGCCATTGGTGGTGGCTCGGAAGAAATTATGCGTGATCTGGCTGTACGCCAGATGGGCCTATAG
- the glpK gene encoding glycerol kinase GlpK, whose protein sequence is MKQQCILAMDQGTTSSRAMVFTKEAEIVAVAQEEFPQIYPADGWVEHDPEAIWETSLKTAQTAFREAEGKGYEVIAIGITNQRETTTVWNRDTGKALYNAIVWQDRRTSATCRSLMVAGHSETVQQKTGLLLDPYFSATKVAWILDHVEGARAQAEKGDLAFGTIDSFLISRLTDGRVHATDATNASRTSLFNIETQAWDEELLSLFGVPSSVLPVVKDSADNYGETAPNIFGRPVPILGVAGDQQAATIGQCCFKAGDIKSTYGTGCFVMLNTGTTRIHSENKLLSTVAYRLNGETTYALEGSIFIAGAAVQWLRDEVKLISSAKETEVLVKEADPDSGVILVPAFTGLGAPYWNPEARGAMFGLTRASGKAEIVKATLEAVCFQTADLLEAMADDGVKPEVLKVDGGMVANDWMVQNLSTLLNVSVDRPVVMETTALGAAYLAGLQAGLYHSVEDISANWQCERGFVPEETENAVQEKRMRWRKAVVATEAFSV, encoded by the coding sequence ATGAAACAGCAGTGCATTTTAGCGATGGACCAAGGCACCACAAGCAGCCGAGCCATGGTCTTTACTAAAGAAGCAGAAATCGTTGCTGTTGCACAGGAAGAGTTTCCGCAGATTTATCCAGCCGACGGTTGGGTTGAACATGATCCGGAAGCTATTTGGGAAACAAGCCTCAAAACTGCGCAAACGGCTTTCCGCGAAGCAGAAGGCAAAGGCTATGAGGTAATCGCCATTGGCATTACCAACCAGCGGGAAACCACCACCGTATGGAACAGAGATACAGGTAAAGCACTTTATAACGCGATTGTCTGGCAGGACCGCAGAACCTCGGCAACTTGCCGATCTTTGATGGTGGCTGGCCATAGTGAAACGGTTCAGCAGAAAACAGGGCTGTTGCTTGATCCTTATTTCTCCGCCACCAAAGTTGCCTGGATCTTGGATCATGTGGAAGGCGCACGAGCGCAAGCTGAAAAAGGTGACCTTGCATTTGGCACTATTGATAGCTTCCTGATTTCACGATTGACGGATGGTCGTGTGCACGCGACAGATGCTACAAACGCCAGTCGTACCAGTCTCTTTAATATTGAAACTCAAGCCTGGGATGAAGAATTGCTTTCGCTTTTCGGTGTGCCTTCTTCTGTATTGCCGGTGGTGAAAGATTCTGCTGATAATTATGGTGAGACAGCCCCAAATATTTTCGGCCGTCCGGTACCAATATTAGGTGTGGCCGGTGATCAGCAAGCTGCAACTATCGGGCAGTGTTGTTTCAAGGCTGGCGATATTAAAAGTACATACGGCACTGGCTGTTTTGTAATGCTCAATACTGGCACGACACGCATTCATTCAGAAAATAAACTCCTGTCCACCGTGGCCTACCGGTTGAACGGTGAAACCACTTATGCGCTTGAAGGTTCCATCTTTATCGCAGGCGCTGCTGTTCAGTGGCTCAGGGATGAAGTGAAGCTTATCAGTTCCGCAAAAGAAACTGAGGTACTTGTGAAAGAAGCTGATCCTGATAGTGGTGTAATTCTTGTGCCCGCTTTCACGGGATTAGGGGCACCTTACTGGAATCCAGAAGCGCGTGGCGCCATGTTTGGTCTTACGCGTGCAAGCGGTAAAGCGGAAATCGTTAAGGCTACTCTTGAAGCTGTATGCTTCCAGACAGCAGATTTATTGGAAGCGATGGCTGATGATGGTGTGAAACCAGAAGTGCTTAAGGTTGATGGCGGCATGGTGGCCAACGATTGGATGGTGCAGAATTTGTCTACGCTTCTAAATGTGTCAGTGGATCGTCCTGTGGTGATGGAAACAACCGCTTTGGGTGCTGCCTATCTTGCAGGCTTACAGGCCGGGCTCTACCACTCGGTTGAGGATATCAGCGCGAATTGGCAGTGCGAACGTGGTTTCGTGCCTGAAGAAACTGAAAATGCAGTTCAGGAAAAGCGCATGCGCTGGCGCAAGGCGGTAGTTGCAACGGAGGCATTTTCAGTTTAG
- a CDS encoding pentapeptide repeat-containing protein: MDLKTLTHMFPSHKLVMGEQFAQENISALKVRAILDWSDTIFVNCDFSEARFHLLMVSGAIFFNCDFSGASFRACDLDACEFISCTLAGTDMKASAVSDTSFTDCIIGGFMGPDDFHCCSFIHPRYSRAAKIDGPMPYVRVTTMGHPLFIYKTAASWHVHSHNGVTNIPLEASPELGADILKALSYAEACIGHGEHMAVKEPS, from the coding sequence ATGGATTTAAAAACACTTACACATATGTTTCCTTCGCATAAATTAGTTATGGGGGAACAATTCGCGCAGGAAAATATCAGCGCACTTAAAGTGCGGGCCATTCTGGATTGGTCTGATACTATTTTCGTAAACTGCGATTTTTCTGAAGCTCGGTTCCATCTCTTGATGGTCTCTGGTGCTATCTTCTTTAATTGCGATTTCTCTGGGGCCAGTTTCAGGGCCTGTGATCTTGATGCTTGCGAATTCATATCCTGCACGCTTGCAGGAACGGATATGAAAGCGTCAGCTGTGTCTGATACCAGTTTTACAGATTGCATCATCGGTGGCTTTATGGGGCCTGATGATTTCCATTGTTGCAGCTTTATTCATCCGCGTTATTCGCGAGCGGCGAAAATCGATGGGCCTATGCCTTATGTAAGGGTCACAACAATGGGTCATCCACTCTTTATATATAAGACAGCTGCAAGCTGGCATGTGCATAGCCATAACGGCGTTACCAATATTCCATTGGAGGCATCGCCTGAATTAGGTGCCGATATCTTAAAAGCACTCTCTTATGCAGAGGCCTGTATAGGGCATGGTGAGCACATGGCAGTAAAGGAGCCGTCTTAA
- a CDS encoding acyl-CoA dehydrogenase family protein encodes MDMVGTIGLTEEQADLLEVATNFCRDKSPIEKVRELLEDDLGYDPDVWKEVAELGWLAIALPEEYGGVGLSLAEVVPVVEQMGRNLMATPFVSTSIAAQAIIAGGTEAQKKNYLPKIAEGMAATVALSEDNGDWDLSNITATANLEGSGYMLSGTKTFVCDAHSAEIFIVSAALDGGSAKLFIVEKDMLPEGSIRRETVIDETRRSFKLCLDGVGVHEIQMMDVNQVDAALAHIHMVQALLLSAEMCGGAFSTIEYTLDYLRTRKQFDKIIGSYQALKHPIVDAHISYEHARSHLYSAAHNFDKQGEQEIAVRMAKSKAGEAFSYAADRSIQFHGGFGFTYECDAQLYRRRSLWCEHMAGDGAYHREKLAALMF; translated from the coding sequence ATGGATATGGTTGGAACCATTGGCCTTACAGAGGAACAGGCTGACCTTTTGGAGGTCGCAACAAACTTTTGCCGGGATAAATCCCCTATCGAGAAAGTGCGTGAACTGCTTGAAGACGATCTGGGCTATGACCCGGATGTGTGGAAAGAAGTAGCGGAACTTGGCTGGCTTGCCATCGCTCTGCCGGAAGAATATGGCGGTGTGGGCCTCAGCCTTGCTGAAGTGGTACCTGTTGTTGAGCAGATGGGCCGTAATTTGATGGCAACGCCGTTTGTTTCCACCAGTATTGCCGCGCAGGCGATCATCGCGGGCGGTACTGAGGCTCAGAAAAAAAACTATCTGCCAAAAATTGCTGAAGGCATGGCGGCAACTGTCGCGCTTTCAGAAGATAATGGCGATTGGGACCTTTCAAATATCACTGCCACGGCTAATCTGGAAGGGAGTGGCTATATGCTATCAGGCACAAAGACATTTGTGTGTGATGCTCATTCTGCTGAAATTTTCATTGTCTCAGCTGCTTTAGATGGCGGCTCAGCAAAACTGTTTATTGTTGAAAAAGATATGCTGCCAGAAGGTTCTATTCGCCGAGAGACTGTGATTGATGAAACCCGACGCTCATTCAAACTATGTTTGGACGGTGTTGGTGTGCATGAAATTCAGATGATGGATGTGAATCAAGTTGATGCAGCTCTTGCTCATATTCATATGGTGCAGGCTTTGCTTCTTTCTGCGGAAATGTGCGGTGGTGCCTTCAGTACCATAGAATATACACTTGATTATCTCCGCACCCGTAAGCAGTTTGATAAAATCATCGGGTCTTATCAGGCGCTGAAGCACCCGATTGTAGATGCGCATATTTCTTATGAACATGCGCGGTCTCATCTCTATAGTGCGGCACATAATTTTGATAAACAGGGCGAGCAGGAAATCGCAGTGCGTATGGCTAAATCAAAAGCGGGGGAAGCTTTCTCTTATGCGGCTGATCGGTCCATTCAATTCCATGGCGGTTTTGGTTTTACGTATGAATGTGATGCTCAGCTTTACCGTCGTCGTTCGCTCTGGTGTGAGCATATGGCAGGGGATGGCGCGTATCACCGTGAAAAACTTGCGGCATTAATGTTTTAA
- a CDS encoding acyl-CoA dehydrogenase family protein: MMSSPTTQELEEFRKEASAWLKENRPAEPDFMLPLTFMEVGTEEQFDFLRNWQRKCYEAGFIGAGWPKEYGGGGMHQKFQEVATKEMERQRVPIMLNAIGLNWTGPLLLDMGTHEDRAKYLKGILTAEDIWCQGFSEPDHGSDLGNAQTKAVRDGDDYIINGSKIWTTQGNFAKYMILLARTNPDAPSKYKGLSFFLAPMHVDGIETTPIRKLTGEYGFTQTFFTDARIPADCMMGEEGQGWAVAMRTLEYERGARGGQGGGYTISMPDVSKIFDLAKTAMRNGKPAIEDPVIRDQLTQFMIEARSIALSAKRQSLTPLIQEKPHSLPLSSKVAWTEFIRRLNEFAISLQGTKAAYYVGEEDAVEGGIWQRGYLNAFSATIGGGTSQIQRNIIGEHVLGLPKS; the protein is encoded by the coding sequence ATGATGAGCAGTCCGACAACACAGGAATTGGAAGAGTTTAGAAAAGAAGCTTCTGCATGGCTAAAGGAAAACCGCCCTGCTGAGCCTGATTTCATGTTGCCGCTTACCTTTATGGAAGTGGGTACCGAAGAGCAGTTTGATTTCCTCCGTAATTGGCAGCGAAAATGCTATGAAGCAGGCTTCATTGGTGCCGGTTGGCCAAAGGAATATGGCGGCGGCGGTATGCACCAGAAATTCCAGGAAGTTGCGACCAAAGAAATGGAGCGCCAGCGGGTGCCGATTATGCTCAACGCTATTGGTCTTAATTGGACTGGCCCGCTTCTCCTTGATATGGGAACCCATGAGGACCGGGCTAAATATTTGAAAGGTATTTTGACCGCAGAAGATATCTGGTGTCAGGGTTTCTCTGAACCGGACCATGGTTCTGATCTTGGAAATGCGCAAACCAAAGCGGTACGTGACGGAGATGATTATATCATCAATGGTTCGAAGATTTGGACCACGCAAGGCAACTTTGCCAAATATATGATCCTGCTTGCCCGTACCAATCCAGATGCGCCAAGCAAATATAAAGGGCTTAGTTTCTTCCTTGCCCCAATGCATGTAGACGGTATTGAAACTACCCCTATCCGTAAGCTTACTGGCGAATACGGCTTTACCCAAACATTCTTCACGGATGCTCGTATTCCAGCAGATTGCATGATGGGTGAAGAAGGTCAGGGCTGGGCTGTGGCTATGCGCACGCTAGAATATGAACGTGGTGCTCGTGGCGGACAGGGAGGCGGGTATACGATCAGTATGCCGGATGTATCTAAGATTTTTGATCTTGCGAAAACAGCGATGCGTAACGGCAAACCTGCTATTGAAGACCCGGTTATTCGTGATCAACTTACCCAGTTTATGATTGAAGCACGCAGCATTGCATTATCTGCCAAACGCCAGAGCCTCACGCCGCTTATTCAGGAAAAGCCGCATAGTTTGCCGCTTTCTTCTAAAGTGGCTTGGACAGAATTTATCCGCCGTTTGAATGAATTTGCTATCTCGCTACAGGGTACTAAGGCTGCTTATTATGTGGGTGAAGAAGATGCTGTTGAAGGTGGTATCTGGCAGCGTGGCTACCTGAATGCTTTCTCGGCAACTATTGGCGGTGGCACGAGCCAAATTCAGCGCAACATTATTGGCGAGCATGTGCTCGGCCTTCCAAAAAGTTAA